One window of Nocardia nova SH22a genomic DNA carries:
- a CDS encoding NERD domain-containing protein, whose product MLVRVQNAAGTLAERVLIEWLRTWKGPGDPQGVATVNCSLFYADRLHQFDAVIWTPTTCVVIEAVALNERVNGDLEVPLNGPWRVGGQVVSFEGGDRGTPLDRSHQHTHALQNWMAERGLGQRVVQGVVVVVPPHGAAPTIRQLWTDPGLQVVLGDGPGRLAECLTALTVQGRAQWTVNDVALTFRGLGILPYLPAPQDLVGEGFGGPVDTTLWYGGPQQAQAEAFLEEQAQAEQTYGRAPAITMPWYSPWNLYPKDTERINPGHGALRILLAVGMLIGLAWLLWFVISIFLTYGPG is encoded by the coding sequence ATGCTCGTGCGAGTGCAGAACGCGGCCGGGACCCTGGCCGAGCGGGTACTCATCGAATGGCTGCGCACCTGGAAGGGTCCCGGCGACCCGCAGGGCGTGGCGACGGTCAACTGCAGTCTGTTCTATGCCGATCGGCTGCATCAGTTCGACGCGGTGATCTGGACGCCGACCACCTGCGTGGTGATCGAGGCGGTGGCGCTGAACGAGCGGGTCAACGGCGATCTGGAGGTGCCGCTGAACGGCCCGTGGCGAGTCGGCGGGCAGGTGGTGAGCTTCGAGGGCGGTGATCGCGGCACGCCGCTGGACCGGTCGCATCAGCACACCCACGCACTGCAGAACTGGATGGCCGAGCGCGGTCTCGGTCAGCGCGTCGTGCAGGGTGTCGTCGTCGTGGTTCCGCCGCACGGCGCCGCGCCGACCATCCGCCAGCTCTGGACCGACCCCGGACTCCAGGTCGTCCTGGGCGACGGGCCCGGCCGGCTGGCCGAATGTCTCACCGCGCTGACGGTTCAGGGGCGCGCGCAGTGGACGGTCAACGACGTCGCGCTCACCTTCCGCGGGCTCGGCATCCTGCCGTATCTGCCCGCGCCGCAGGATCTCGTCGGTGAGGGATTCGGCGGCCCGGTCGACACCACGCTCTGGTACGGCGGCCCGCAGCAGGCGCAGGCCGAGGCGTTCCTGGAGGAGCAGGCCCAGGCCGAACAGACCTACGGGCGGGCGCCTGCGATCACGATGCCCTGGTACAGCCCCTGGAACCTCTACCCCAAGGACACCGAGCGGATCAACCCCGGGCACGGCGCTCTGCGCATCCTGCTCGCGGTGGGCATGCTCATCGGGCTCGCCTGGTTGCTGTGGTTCGTGATCTCGATATTCCTGACCTACGGGCCGGGCTGA
- a CDS encoding GMC oxidoreductase yields the protein MPDFDYDVVVIGSGFGGSVSALRLTEKGYRVAVLESGRRWPAEAIPKSNWNVRKSIWAPRLGLTGPQRISLLGKCAVFSASGVGGGSLIYGNTLYEPLPNFYSDRQWAHIADWRTELAPYYDQAKRMLGVAPNPRVTPADEVIRSIADDMGVGDTCHPTNVGVFFNEEQPGVEVDDPYFGGAGPHRSGCIHCARCFTGCPHNAKNTTPTNYLYLAEQAGAKVFELTTASRVRPMLGGGYAIETQRSDRWVRKGRRTFTAEQVVFAAAALGTQKLLHKMRDVKVLPNLSPRLGELTRSNSEAILNVVSRTRADFAEGIAITSSIHPEPDTHIEVCHYGKGQNALFPMSVPIVDGGAFRFLRFLLAILLHPVVFARSLNARHASEKSVILLVMQSLDNSLTSFRRWGALKTRQGTGQPNPTWIPMAHEIGRRFGEKVDGDVHGLVMDVFNIPATAHYIGGCVIGEGPESGVVDPYQRVFGHPGLHIADGSAVTANLGVNPSLTITAQAERAMAFWPNNGEPDPRPELGGRYRRIAPVAPHFATVPDTAPGALRLPITPVDPATADR from the coding sequence ATGCCCGACTTCGACTACGACGTGGTGGTGATCGGCTCCGGTTTCGGAGGCAGCGTCAGCGCGCTGCGATTGACCGAGAAGGGCTACCGGGTGGCGGTCCTGGAATCCGGTCGCCGCTGGCCCGCCGAGGCCATTCCGAAGTCGAATTGGAATGTGCGCAAATCGATCTGGGCCCCGCGGCTGGGACTGACCGGGCCGCAGCGGATCAGCCTGCTGGGCAAGTGCGCGGTGTTCTCCGCCTCCGGAGTCGGCGGCGGCTCGCTGATCTACGGCAACACCCTCTACGAACCGCTGCCGAACTTCTACTCCGACAGGCAGTGGGCCCACATCGCCGATTGGCGCACCGAATTGGCGCCGTACTACGACCAGGCCAAGCGGATGCTGGGCGTGGCGCCGAATCCGCGCGTGACGCCGGCCGACGAGGTGATCCGCTCCATCGCCGACGATATGGGCGTCGGTGACACCTGTCACCCCACCAATGTGGGCGTCTTCTTCAACGAGGAGCAGCCCGGCGTCGAGGTCGACGACCCCTACTTCGGCGGCGCCGGTCCGCACCGCAGCGGTTGCATCCACTGCGCGCGCTGCTTCACCGGCTGCCCGCACAACGCCAAGAACACCACCCCCACCAACTACCTCTACCTCGCCGAACAGGCCGGGGCGAAGGTGTTCGAACTGACCACCGCGAGCCGGGTGCGCCCGATGCTCGGCGGCGGCTACGCCATCGAGACCCAGCGCTCGGATCGCTGGGTTCGCAAGGGCCGCAGGACCTTCACCGCCGAGCAGGTGGTCTTCGCCGCGGCGGCGCTGGGCACGCAGAAGCTGCTGCACAAGATGCGCGACGTGAAGGTGCTGCCGAATCTGTCGCCGCGCCTCGGCGAGCTCACCCGCAGCAATTCCGAGGCGATCCTCAATGTGGTCAGCCGCACCCGCGCCGATTTCGCCGAGGGCATCGCGATCACCTCCTCCATCCATCCCGAACCCGACACCCATATCGAGGTCTGCCACTACGGCAAGGGGCAGAACGCCCTGTTCCCGATGTCGGTGCCGATCGTCGACGGCGGCGCGTTCCGGTTCCTGCGCTTCCTGCTCGCGATCCTGCTGCATCCGGTGGTGTTCGCGCGCAGTCTCAATGCCCGCCACGCCTCGGAGAAGTCGGTGATCCTGCTGGTGATGCAGTCACTGGACAATTCGCTCACCTCGTTCCGCCGGTGGGGCGCGCTCAAGACCAGACAGGGCACGGGACAGCCGAATCCGACCTGGATTCCGATGGCGCACGAGATCGGCCGCCGGTTCGGGGAGAAGGTCGACGGCGATGTGCACGGGCTGGTGATGGACGTGTTCAACATCCCCGCCACCGCGCACTACATCGGCGGCTGTGTGATCGGCGAGGGCCCGGAAAGCGGTGTGGTCGACCCGTATCAGCGGGTCTTCGGCCATCCGGGACTGCATATCGCCGACGGTTCGGCGGTGACCGCGAATCTCGGAGTGAACCCGTCGCTGACGATCACCGCGCAGGCCGAGCGGGCGATGGCGTTCTGGCCCAACAACGGTGAGCCGGATCCGCGCCCGGAACTGGGCGGCCGGTATCGCCGGATCGCGCCTGTCGCACCGCATTTCGCGACCGTGCCGGACACCGCGCCCGGTGCGCTGAGGCTGCCCATCACACCGGTCGACCCCGCCACCGCCGACCGCTGA
- a CDS encoding CDP-alcohol phosphatidyltransferase family protein, with the protein MLTVPNALSVLRLIGVPVLLWLLLAVRADGWAFALLIASGITDFLDGKLARLLDQYSRLGALLDPLVDRLYLIATVFGFLVRGILPWPFVVVLIGRDLVLGAVLPIYRRRGLEPPEVIYLGKAATFALMSALPWLLAGQMDWAAAGFSRAFGWALLWWGTAAYVWTGLLYLWKAFAVARTIPVVPRATS; encoded by the coding sequence ATCCTGACGGTCCCGAACGCGCTGAGTGTGCTGCGGCTGATCGGCGTCCCGGTCCTGCTGTGGCTGCTGCTGGCCGTGCGGGCCGACGGGTGGGCCTTCGCCCTGCTGATCGCCAGCGGGATCACCGACTTCCTGGACGGCAAGCTCGCCCGCCTGCTCGATCAGTACTCCCGGCTGGGCGCTCTGCTCGATCCCCTGGTGGACCGGTTGTATCTGATCGCCACCGTATTCGGGTTCCTGGTGCGCGGCATCCTGCCCTGGCCGTTCGTGGTCGTGCTGATCGGGCGGGATCTGGTCCTGGGCGCGGTGCTGCCGATCTACCGGCGCCGCGGCCTGGAACCACCCGAGGTGATCTATCTCGGCAAGGCCGCGACCTTCGCGCTGATGTCGGCGCTGCCGTGGCTGCTGGCCGGGCAGATGGACTGGGCGGCGGCCGGTTTCAGCCGGGCCTTCGGATGGGCGCTGCTGTGGTGGGGCACGGCCGCCTACGTCTGGACCGGACTGCTGTACCTGTGGAAGGCGTTCGCGGTCGCGCGGACCATACCCGTTGTGCCACGAGCAACTTCGTAG
- the gcvH gene encoding glycine cleavage system protein GcvH — protein MTAIPEDLRYTAEHEWVQRVAPTRVRVGITDYAQSQLGDVVFVQLPAVDAAVSAEEAVAEVESTKSVSEIYAPLKAKVVAVNEELDSEPELLNSDPYGDGWLFDLELDDAAALDTALSGLLDAAGYQGVIEG, from the coding sequence GTGACCGCGATACCCGAGGACCTTCGCTACACGGCCGAGCACGAATGGGTACAACGGGTCGCGCCGACCCGGGTGCGCGTCGGAATCACCGATTACGCCCAGTCGCAACTCGGTGATGTGGTGTTCGTCCAGCTGCCCGCGGTCGATGCCGCGGTGTCGGCCGAGGAGGCCGTCGCCGAGGTCGAGTCGACCAAGAGCGTGTCGGAGATCTACGCACCGCTGAAGGCGAAAGTCGTTGCGGTGAACGAGGAATTGGACTCCGAGCCGGAGCTGCTCAACAGCGACCCCTACGGTGACGGCTGGCTGTTCGACCTCGAGTTGGACGACGCCGCGGCGCTGGATACCGCACTGTCCGGACTGCTGGATGCCGCGGGTTACCAAGGAGTTATCGAGGGCTGA
- the garA gene encoding glycogen accumulation regulator GarA, with protein sequence MSENKDPGYGESAAETTSVFRADFLNEVDASRSGEQTGEQPVQGVEGLPAGAALLVVKRGPNAGSRFLLDQPTTSAGRHPDSDIFLDDVTVSRRHAEFRQDDDTFQVVDVGSLNGTYVNREPVDSSELQNGDEVQIGKFRLVFLTGPRPQTEPSA encoded by the coding sequence GTGAGCGAGAACAAAGACCCGGGTTACGGGGAGAGCGCGGCCGAAACGACTTCGGTGTTCCGCGCTGACTTCCTCAACGAGGTCGACGCGTCGCGCTCCGGTGAGCAGACCGGCGAACAGCCGGTGCAAGGGGTCGAGGGCCTGCCCGCGGGCGCTGCCCTGCTGGTGGTCAAGCGCGGGCCGAACGCGGGTTCGCGGTTCCTGTTGGACCAGCCCACCACCTCGGCGGGTCGGCACCCCGACAGCGACATCTTTCTCGACGATGTCACGGTGTCCCGTCGGCACGCGGAGTTCCGTCAGGACGACGACACCTTCCAGGTCGTGGATGTGGGCAGCCTGAACGGCACCTACGTCAACCGCGAGCCGGTCGACTCCTCGGAGCTGCAGAACGGTGACGAGGTACAGATCGGCAAGTTCCGGCTGGTCTTCCTGACCGGCCCGCGGCCGCAGACCGAGCCGAGCGCATAA
- a CDS encoding MerR family transcriptional regulator has product MSIGSVLDLLRPDFPDITISKIRFLESEGLIRPERTPSGYRRFSGADVERLKFVLTAQRDQYLPLKVIKEQLEAIDRGAATLGVREARARADGAGADGSGRAPESGRAVGAPAAPRRLGVVPGEVTPDELRLDAEMRVTRADLLDQAGIDEKFLTELIRAGLITPGAAGFFDAEAVTLARTAQAMSEFGLEARHLRAFKLAADREAAMIAQIAAPIAKSRDADARARAEETVRELAALSLTLHTSLVKTSVRASLGG; this is encoded by the coding sequence ATGTCGATCGGCTCCGTGCTGGACCTGCTGCGTCCGGATTTTCCGGACATCACCATCTCCAAGATCCGCTTCCTCGAATCCGAGGGGCTGATCCGCCCGGAGCGCACGCCTTCGGGATATCGCAGATTCTCCGGCGCCGATGTCGAACGGCTCAAGTTCGTCCTCACGGCGCAGCGGGATCAGTATCTGCCGCTGAAGGTGATCAAGGAACAGCTCGAAGCGATCGACCGCGGCGCGGCGACCCTGGGTGTGCGTGAGGCGCGCGCCCGGGCCGACGGCGCCGGTGCGGACGGTTCGGGGCGTGCGCCCGAATCCGGCCGCGCGGTGGGAGCGCCCGCGGCGCCGCGGCGCCTGGGCGTGGTACCCGGCGAAGTGACGCCGGACGAACTGCGGCTGGACGCTGAAATGCGTGTCACCCGTGCCGATCTGCTCGACCAGGCCGGGATAGATGAGAAATTCCTCACCGAACTGATCCGCGCCGGGCTCATCACGCCCGGCGCCGCCGGTTTCTTCGACGCCGAGGCCGTCACGCTGGCGCGCACCGCCCAGGCGATGAGCGAATTCGGTTTGGAGGCACGGCATCTGCGGGCGTTCAAGCTGGCCGCGGACCGAGAGGCGGCCATGATCGCCCAGATCGCCGCGCCGATCGCCAAGAGCCGCGACGCCGACGCCCGCGCCCGCGCGGAGGAGACCGTCCGCGAGTTGGCGGCCCTGTCGCTGACCTTGCACACCAGCTTGGTGAAGACGTCGGTGCGGGCTTCCCTCGGCGGCTGA
- a CDS encoding bifunctional nuclease family protein, with protein MSEMRVIGIRVEQPQNQPVLLLREESGDRYLPIWIGQAEATAIVLEQEGVTPIRPLTHDLIKIMIHDLGHTLKEVRIVDLQEGTFYADLVFDNDVRISARPSDSVAIALRVGCPIYAEEPVLEEAGLVMPDEREDEVEKFKEFLESVSPDDFKATDS; from the coding sequence ATGAGTGAAATGCGTGTGATCGGCATCCGGGTCGAGCAGCCCCAGAACCAGCCCGTGCTGCTGCTGCGCGAGGAATCGGGCGACCGGTATCTGCCGATCTGGATCGGTCAGGCCGAGGCGACCGCCATCGTGCTCGAACAAGAGGGGGTCACCCCGATCCGGCCGCTGACCCACGACCTGATCAAGATCATGATCCACGATCTGGGCCACACCCTCAAAGAGGTGCGGATCGTGGACCTGCAGGAGGGGACGTTCTACGCCGATCTCGTCTTCGACAACGATGTGCGGATCTCGGCACGCCCCTCGGATTCGGTAGCCATCGCCTTGCGGGTGGGTTGCCCGATCTACGCCGAGGAACCGGTGCTCGAGGAAGCCGGGCTCGTGATGCCCGACGAACGCGAGGACGAGGTGGAGAAGTTCAAGGAATTCCTGGAGTCGGTGTCCCCGGATGATTTCAAGGCCACCGACAGCTGA
- a CDS encoding MerR family transcriptional regulator gives MGDRPQQPAPDPRPTAVVQPGLFPDDTVPDELVGYRVPSACQVAGITYRQLDYWARTGLVVPSIRSATGSGSQRLYSFKDILVLKIVKRLLDAGISLQNIRIAVDHLRSRGVEDLAGITLFSDGTTVYECSSPEEVVDLLQGGQGVFGIAVSGAMRELTGAIANFPAERAEASEATERPEDELAYRRKARENRKTG, from the coding sequence GTGGGAGACCGACCGCAGCAACCAGCACCCGACCCGCGGCCCACCGCGGTGGTGCAGCCGGGGCTGTTCCCCGACGACACGGTGCCCGACGAGTTGGTGGGTTACCGCGTTCCCAGCGCCTGCCAGGTCGCCGGCATCACCTACCGGCAGCTCGACTACTGGGCCCGTACCGGCCTGGTCGTCCCCTCGATCCGCAGCGCCACCGGTTCCGGCAGCCAGCGCCTCTACTCGTTCAAGGACATCCTGGTCCTCAAGATCGTCAAACGCCTGCTCGACGCCGGGATCTCGTTACAGAACATCCGCATCGCCGTCGACCATCTGCGCAGCCGCGGGGTCGAGGATCTGGCCGGTATCACCCTGTTCTCCGACGGCACCACCGTCTACGAATGCTCCTCACCGGAAGAGGTCGTCGACTTACTGCAGGGCGGGCAGGGCGTCTTCGGTATCGCGGTCAGCGGCGCCATGCGCGAACTGACCGGCGCGATCGCCAACTTCCCGGCAGAGCGGGCCGAGGCCAGCGAAGCCACCGAGCGTCCCGAGGACGAACTCGCCTACCGGCGCAAGGCGCGGGAGAACCGCAAGACCGGATAG
- the gcvP gene encoding aminomethyl-transferring glycine dehydrogenase, whose product MTRSFADRHIGPDAAEIERILATVGVASMEDLAERAVPASILDPATATGLETLPPAVSEHDALNELAALAHSNTVATSMIGLGYYDVLTPPVLVRNLLEDPAWYTAYTPYQPEISQGRLEALLNFQTMVSDLTGMEVANASMLDEATAAAEAMTLLQRANRKNTSSRLVIDTDLFPQTRTVLATRAEPLGITLVEADLSADGLPDGDFFGVIAQTPGASGRIAEPAELIAAAHERGALVAVGADLLALTLITPPGEQGADVCFGTTQRFGVPLGFGGPHAGYLAVRTAHARQLPGRLVGVSVDADGDRAYRLALQTREQHIRREKATSNICTAQVLLAIVAAMYASYHGADGLRSIARRVHGHAERLAAGLGDAVVHDRFFDTVLVSVPSGAEAVVGKAKGHGINLRLVDADHVAVACDEATTDERVATVLECFGVDGAPESADLPSIETRTSEFLTHPAFTRYHTETAMLRYLRQLSDKDIALDRSMIPLGSCTMKLNATAEMEPITWPGFARLHPYAPVEDVPGMLRVIEDLEHWLATVTGYDRVSLQPNAGSQGEYAGLLAIRRYHLDRGDTHRDTCLIPSSAHGTNAASAAMAGLRVEVVKCRDNGDVDLDDLRAKIADHADRLACIMITYPSTHGVYEHEVAELCALVHDAGGQVYVDGANLNALVGLARPGRFGGDVSHLNLHKTFCIPHGGGGPGVGPVAVREHLAAYLPGDPLRPDSHAVSAARYGSASILPITWAYIRMMGADGLRRATLTAIASANYLARRLDSHFPVLYTGDNGTVAHECILDLREITKRTGVTVDDVAKRLADYGFHAPTMSFPVAGTLMVEPTESENLEELDAFADAMIAIKGEIDAVAAGTWPVEQSPLRGAPHTAASLVGEWTYPYSRETAVYPRGLHAARAKVWPAVRRIDGAFGDRNLVCSCPPLEAYTD is encoded by the coding sequence GTGACCCGTAGTTTCGCCGACCGCCACATCGGACCCGACGCCGCCGAAATCGAACGGATCCTGGCGACAGTGGGTGTCGCCTCGATGGAGGACCTCGCCGAGCGCGCCGTTCCGGCGAGCATTCTCGACCCGGCCACCGCGACCGGGCTGGAAACACTGCCGCCGGCGGTGTCCGAACACGACGCGCTGAACGAACTGGCCGCACTGGCCCACTCGAACACCGTCGCCACCTCGATGATCGGCCTCGGCTACTACGACGTCCTCACCCCGCCGGTGCTGGTGCGCAATCTGCTGGAGGATCCGGCCTGGTACACCGCCTACACCCCGTACCAGCCCGAGATCAGCCAGGGACGGCTCGAGGCGCTGCTGAACTTCCAGACGATGGTCTCCGATCTGACCGGTATGGAAGTGGCCAACGCGTCCATGCTGGACGAGGCCACCGCGGCCGCGGAGGCCATGACGCTGCTGCAGCGCGCCAATCGCAAGAACACATCGTCACGGCTGGTGATCGACACCGATCTGTTCCCGCAGACCCGCACCGTCCTGGCGACGCGGGCCGAGCCGCTCGGCATCACGCTGGTGGAGGCGGATCTGAGTGCGGACGGGCTGCCCGACGGTGACTTCTTCGGCGTGATCGCGCAGACGCCCGGCGCCTCCGGCCGGATCGCCGAGCCTGCCGAATTGATCGCCGCCGCACACGAACGCGGTGCGCTGGTCGCCGTCGGCGCGGACCTGCTGGCGCTCACGCTGATCACCCCGCCGGGGGAGCAGGGCGCCGACGTCTGCTTCGGCACCACACAACGTTTCGGTGTGCCGCTGGGGTTCGGCGGTCCGCACGCCGGATATCTGGCGGTGCGCACCGCACATGCGCGGCAACTGCCGGGCCGGTTGGTCGGCGTCTCGGTGGACGCCGACGGCGATCGCGCCTACCGGCTCGCCTTGCAGACCCGGGAACAGCACATCCGCCGCGAGAAGGCGACATCGAACATCTGCACCGCGCAGGTGCTGCTGGCGATCGTGGCCGCGATGTACGCCTCCTACCACGGCGCCGACGGATTGCGCTCGATCGCGCGCCGGGTGCACGGACATGCCGAGCGGCTGGCCGCCGGACTCGGTGACGCGGTCGTGCACGACCGGTTCTTCGACACCGTGCTGGTCTCCGTGCCCTCCGGTGCGGAGGCCGTGGTCGGGAAGGCGAAGGGGCACGGCATCAATCTGCGCCTGGTCGACGCCGATCACGTGGCGGTCGCCTGCGACGAGGCGACCACCGACGAACGGGTGGCGACCGTGCTGGAATGTTTCGGTGTCGACGGGGCCCCGGAATCGGCGGACCTGCCGTCGATCGAGACCCGGACCTCGGAGTTCCTGACCCATCCGGCCTTCACGCGCTATCACACCGAAACGGCCATGCTGCGGTATCTGCGGCAACTGTCGGACAAGGATATCGCCTTGGACCGCAGCATGATTCCGCTCGGCTCCTGCACGATGAAGCTCAACGCCACCGCCGAGATGGAGCCGATCACCTGGCCCGGATTCGCGCGGCTGCACCCCTACGCTCCCGTCGAGGACGTGCCGGGCATGCTGCGGGTGATCGAGGATCTGGAGCACTGGCTCGCGACGGTGACCGGCTACGACCGGGTGAGCCTGCAGCCCAATGCCGGTAGCCAGGGGGAGTACGCGGGGCTGCTCGCGATTCGCCGCTACCACCTCGATCGCGGGGACACCCACCGCGACACCTGCCTGATCCCCTCCAGCGCCCACGGCACCAACGCCGCCTCGGCCGCGATGGCCGGGCTGCGGGTCGAGGTCGTGAAATGCCGCGACAACGGCGATGTCGACCTCGACGATCTGCGGGCCAAGATCGCCGATCACGCCGACCGGCTGGCCTGCATCATGATCACCTACCCGTCCACGCACGGCGTCTACGAGCACGAGGTCGCCGAGCTGTGCGCGCTGGTACACGACGCCGGTGGTCAGGTGTACGTCGACGGCGCGAATCTGAACGCCCTTGTGGGACTTGCCCGTCCGGGGCGCTTCGGTGGTGACGTCTCCCATCTGAACCTGCACAAGACGTTCTGCATTCCGCATGGTGGCGGCGGTCCCGGGGTGGGGCCGGTGGCGGTGCGCGAACATCTGGCGGCCTATCTGCCCGGTGATCCGCTGCGGCCGGACTCGCACGCGGTGTCGGCCGCGCGCTACGGGTCGGCCTCGATCCTGCCGATCACCTGGGCCTATATCCGGATGATGGGCGCCGACGGGCTGCGGCGGGCCACGCTCACCGCGATCGCCTCGGCGAACTATCTCGCGCGGCGGCTGGATTCGCATTTCCCGGTGCTCTACACCGGTGACAACGGCACGGTCGCGCACGAGTGCATCCTGGATCTACGCGAGATCACCAAGCGCACCGGCGTGACCGTCGACGATGTCGCGAAACGGCTGGCGGACTACGGATTCCACGCCCCGACGATGAGTTTCCCGGTCGCCGGAACCCTGATGGTCGAGCCCACCGAGAGCGAGAACCTCGAAGAACTGGACGCTTTCGCCGACGCGATGATCGCTATCAAGGGCGAGATCGACGCGGTCGCCGCGGGCACCTGGCCGGTCGAGCAGAGCCCGCTGCGCGGGGCCCCGCACACCGCGGCCTCGCTGGTCGGCGAGTGGACCTATCCCTACAGCCGGGAGACCGCGGTGTATCCGAGGGGACTGCACGCGGCGCGGGCCAAGGTGTGGCCCGCGGTCCGGCGCATCGACGGCGCGTTCGGTGACCGCAATCTGGTCTGCTCGTGCCCGCCGCTCGAGGCCTACACCGACTGA
- a CDS encoding VWA domain-containing protein has protein sequence MGTHRSADGSRGVSKSLVITVVAVLLLIAAVGAWFWLSNRTASENSSAPGQCIEGPVTLAVTVDPDVAGPVRAAADRYNATTPVVRDHCAKVSVTTQPTAAMVGGLTSPDWNAELGPQPGLWIPSSTRAVEQMRVPGLVQGAPASVAVSPIVVAAPDQLAQALTKADLSWSDLPRLQRGSLGDVGFGSWGGLKMALPPGDDSLAAAVAVGSAVSGSDPLTDESAKSGQVVAAISGLAAEAPESTDTAAALATVADAAHAPDAAIHAVAVTEQQAKADSGVGIFRPTGAAPVADHPAALLTGSWVDKTQNLVAGMFADYLRAPAQQKLFTDNGFQPAAATPPATPPKSVLDSVQAAVEHPVLGVQSTILIDTSAAMSVSDGSMSRLNNTLAAVQSTLDTMPPDFGAGAWVYARDIADGKPYRIVSPTAALSNQHRSELSTALGHVALNGSDTDHTYQALEAAYRSAGEDYAAGKTNSVLLITGGPNDQSATTDQLVSDISGADAAHKVRIDVIVVGGQGSQTLQNLSQKTGGTYTKVTTSDDMTFGTAVNHALTTP, from the coding sequence GTGGGCACACATCGCAGCGCGGACGGATCACGGGGCGTCAGCAAAAGTTTGGTTATCACCGTGGTGGCGGTCCTGCTGCTGATCGCGGCCGTCGGGGCCTGGTTCTGGCTGAGCAACCGCACGGCCTCGGAGAACTCCAGCGCGCCCGGGCAGTGCATCGAGGGGCCCGTCACCCTCGCGGTCACCGTCGATCCCGATGTCGCCGGTCCGGTCCGCGCGGCCGCCGATCGCTACAACGCCACCACTCCCGTGGTGCGCGACCACTGCGCGAAGGTCTCGGTCACCACCCAGCCCACCGCGGCGATGGTCGGCGGGCTCACCTCGCCGGACTGGAATGCCGAGCTCGGCCCGCAGCCCGGTCTGTGGATTCCGAGTTCGACTCGCGCGGTCGAGCAGATGCGGGTGCCGGGCCTGGTGCAGGGCGCCCCGGCGTCGGTCGCGGTCAGCCCGATCGTGGTGGCGGCGCCCGATCAGCTGGCCCAGGCGCTCACCAAGGCCGATCTCAGCTGGTCGGATCTGCCGCGGCTGCAGCGCGGATCGCTCGGCGACGTCGGCTTCGGCAGCTGGGGCGGGCTGAAGATGGCGCTGCCCCCGGGTGACGATTCGCTGGCCGCCGCGGTGGCGGTCGGTTCGGCGGTGTCGGGATCCGATCCGCTCACCGACGAGTCCGCGAAATCCGGTCAGGTGGTCGCGGCGATCTCCGGATTGGCCGCCGAGGCACCGGAATCCACCGACACCGCGGCCGCGCTGGCAACCGTCGCCGATGCCGCGCACGCACCCGATGCCGCCATTCACGCTGTGGCAGTTACCGAACAGCAAGCGAAGGCCGATTCCGGCGTCGGCATCTTCCGGCCGACCGGGGCGGCGCCGGTCGCCGATCACCCCGCGGCCCTGCTCACCGGAAGCTGGGTCGACAAGACTCAGAATCTGGTCGCGGGCATGTTCGCCGACTATCTGCGCGCGCCCGCGCAGCAGAAGCTGTTCACCGACAACGGATTCCAGCCCGCCGCCGCCACTCCCCCCGCGACACCGCCCAAGTCGGTGCTCGACAGTGTGCAGGCGGCGGTGGAGCATCCGGTGCTCGGCGTGCAGTCCACCATCCTCATCGACACCTCCGCCGCGATGTCGGTGTCCGACGGCTCGATGTCACGGCTGAACAACACCCTCGCGGCCGTGCAGTCCACCCTCGACACCATGCCGCCGGACTTCGGCGCGGGCGCCTGGGTCTACGCGCGCGACATCGCCGACGGCAAACCGTACCGGATCGTGTCGCCGACCGCGGCGCTGAGCAATCAGCATCGTTCCGAATTGTCCACGGCCCTGGGACATGTCGCGCTCAACGGCTCCGACACCGACCACACCTACCAGGCGCTCGAGGCCGCCTACCGCAGCGCCGGTGAGGACTACGCCGCGGGCAAGACCAACTCGGTCCTGCTGATCACCGGCGGGCCCAACGACCAGTCGGCCACCACCGATCAGCTCGTCTCCGACATCTCCGGGGCGGACGCGGCACACAAGGTTCGTATCGACGTGATCGTCGTCGGCGGTCAGGGCAGCCAGACCCTGCAGAATCTGTCCCAGAAGACCGGCGGCACCTACACCAAGGTCACGACCTCCGACGACATGACCTTCGGCACGGCGGTCAACCACGCGCTGACCACGCCCTGA